One genomic region from Epinephelus fuscoguttatus linkage group LG6, E.fuscoguttatus.final_Chr_v1 encodes:
- the letm2 gene encoding LETM1 domain-containing protein LETM2, mitochondrial has product MAVFSHQVLLAVTRSRGSYLLSKRHSCSSLSSKAYLHIDPPRHVSSSLTLRHSHYGYPHCYRGHALSRGHNSALFARSLHSSGVWLQDIKQEDAKPSPAAAQDASAGAKKDSVAAAPQSQPPSAPAAPAAAVPPAQERAVVKKALYVRIVDELKHYYNGFRLLGIDIKIAGRMVWRLLHGQLLTRRERRRLMRTCADLFRLVPFMVFIIVPFMEFLLPVFLKLFPEMLPSTFETESKKEEKQKKGLAAKLELAKFLQETIAEMARRNKAKAQTEDETQRFSTYVQKVRGTGEQPTTKDIVRFSKLFEDELTLEHLERPQLVALCKLLELQPIGTNNLLRFQLMLQLRTIKSDDEMIAAEGVAAMSVSELQAACRSRGMRSLGLTTDQLRQQMQQWLDLHLKENVPPSLLLLSRAMYLTDLKPKPPVIPPVPKLEKATPPVENTGANTTSVSTDMLADPARIIKERPAEEMRDKAPLVTDKPLTPAEVLQAKAATEVSQKSKMSANGV; this is encoded by the exons ATGGCAGTCTTTAGTCACCAGGTGCTCCTGGCAGTCACAAGATCAAG GGGATCGTACTTGTTATCCAAGAGGCACAGCTGCTCTTCTCTGTCTTCCAAAGCCTATCTCCATATAGACCCTCCCCGCCATGTCTCGTCCTCGCTCACACTCAGGCACTCCCACTACGGCTACCCCCACTGTTACCGAGGCCACGCCCTCAGCCGAGGCCACAACTCCGCCCTTTTCGCCCGCTCTCTACACAGCTCAGGTGTTTGGCTCCAAGACATAAAGCAGGAGGATGCTAAACCTTCACCAGCCGCTGCACAGGATGCTTCTGCAGGAGCTAAAAAGGACTCTGTAGCCGCCGCACCCCAGTCACAACCTCCTTCAGCTCCCGCTGCCCCAGCCGCTGCTGTACCTCCGGCGCAGGAGAGGGCAGTCGTGAAAAAGGCGCTGTATGTGAGAATTGTGGACGAGTTGAAGCATTACTACAATGGCTTCCGGTTACTTGGCATCGACATCAAGATTGCAGGCAGGATGGTGTGGAGGCTGCTGCACGGACAACTGCTCACACgcagggagaggagaagg CTGATGAGGACCTGCGCTGACCTGTTCCGTCTGGTGCCCTTTATGGTGTTTATCATCGTTCCTTTCATGGAGTTCCTTCTtcctgtcttcctcaaactcttcCCGGAGATGTTGCCCTCCACCTTTGAGACTGAGAGCAAAAAG GAGGAGAAGCAGAAGAAAGGTCTGGCAGCGAAGTTGGAGCTGGCCAAGTTTCTCCAGGAAACCATCGCTGAGATGGCTCGAAGGAACAAAGCGAAAGCGCAGACGGAAGATGAGACACAGCGCTTCTCCACATATGTTCAGAAG GTTCGGGGCACAGGCGAGCAGCCCACCACAAAGGACATCGTCCGGTTTTCGAAGCTGTTTGAGGACGAGCTGACACTGGAGCACCTGGAGCGCCCCCAGCTTGTGGCACTGTGTAAGCTGTTAGAGCTGCAGCCCATCGGCACAAACAACTTGCTGCGTTTTCAGCTGATGCTGCAACTCAGAACCATCAAGTCAGACGATGAG aTGATTGCAGCAGAGGGTGTGGCAGCTATGAGTGTGTCAGAGTTACAGGCAGCGTGTCGTAGTCGAGGGATGAGGTCTTTGGGTCTCACCACCGACCAGCTACGTCAGCAGATGCAGCAG TGGTTGGACCTGCACCTGAAGGAGAACGTTCCTCcatcgctgctgctgctctccagaGCCATGTACCTGACTGACCTCAAACCAAAACCTCCAGTCATCCCGCCTGTTCCCAAACTAGAG AAAGCCACACCTCCAGTTGAGAACACAGGAGCAAACACGACCTCAGTCAGCACTGACATGTTGGCGGACCCTGCTCGTATTATCAAAGAGAGACCG GCGGAGGAGATGAGAGACAAGGCTCCTTTGGTAACCGACAAACCTCTGACTCCTGCTGAAGTCCTTCAG GCTAAAGCAGCGACAGAGGTGTCCCAGAAGAGCAAGATGAGTGCCAATGGTGTGTAA
- the prnpb gene encoding prion protein b isoform X5, whose translation MKLTEIALLCLSLLLVHIHLSSAKKGGGFGKLNIFKKTPKKNNLDTKSKQPKQTERFNQGSYPRQPSQPGGYPNQGSYPNQGGYPNQGGYPNQGGYPQQPGRPGGYPNQGGYPNQGGYPQQPGYPAGGYPAGGYPAQGYPYGGGYGGFGGHGGYGGYPGGYMNYNPNNKVLSPHYGGSFGYGGYGGRGGSPFSHSVQAMGMYPSDKSRGFGRSAVMAAAGGAVAGMALGYGLGRFPRPPFRFHSPQEEYYYNHYMYRKYGTKSTDTNDYSRDYTYSKPDQTYDSYMDSCMKRTDLLPAPKNKPAATTTTTTITTTSVANTTTSVTNTTTAAPDSGIDNNTTKSNSTAAESPTTAPPTPRPLNKSEANPKPPASQPLRQAAADDDNDDTVTIVEIGYPALIEQMKARKCVELYMVYSEKYLKKKTESGITDGLQRLEMGLQGLLAVATSTTLMLLNSNMLMPLY comes from the exons ATGAAGCTAACGGAAATAGCTCTGTTGTGTCTGTCCCTTCTTTTGGTTCATATTCATTTGTCATCGGCCAAGAAAGGAGGAGGGTTTGGgaaattaaatatctttaagAAGACCCCCAAAAAGAATAATCTGGACACTAAGTCTAAACAGCCTAAACAAACCGAACGATTCAACCAAGGAAGCTACCCTCGGCAACCCAGCCAGCCAGGAGGTTACCCAAACCAAGGGAGTTACCCTAACCAAGGAGGCTACCCTAATCAAGGGG GCTACCCTAATCAAGGGGGTTACCCTCAGCAACCAGGCAGACCAGGGGGTTACCCTAACCAAGGAGGTTACCCAAACCAAGGAGGTTACCCCCAGCAGCCAGGATACCCAGCTGGGGGCTATCCAGCTGGAGGTTACCCAGCGCAAGGCTACCCATACGGAGGAGGTTATGGCGGCTTTGGTGGCCATGGCGGATATGGAGGGTATCCAGGTGGATACATGAACTATAACCCAAACAACAAAGTCCTGAGTCCTCACTATGGTGGCAGCTTTGGATATGGGGGTTATGGCGGTAGGGGTGGCTCTCCCTTCTCCCACTCAGTTCAGGCAATGGGTATGTATCCCTCCGATAAATCCAGAGGGTTTGGGCGCAGTGCCGTAATGGCAGCAGCTGGAGGGGCTGTGGCAGGGATGGCCCTGGGCTATGGGCTAGGAAGATTTCCCCGTCCTCCCTTCCGATTTCATAGCCCCCAGGAGGAGTATTACTACAATCACTACATGTACAGGAAATATGGTACTAAGTCTACTGATACCAATGACTACAGCAGAGACTATACATACAGCAAACCCGATCAAACCTATGATAGCTACATGGACTCCTGCATGAAGAGAACAGACCTTCTGCCAGCGCCAAAGAACAAACCAGCTGCCACTACTACAACTACAACCATTACAACTACTTCTGTAGCTAACACAACTACTTCTGTAACTAACACAACTACTGCTGCCCCAGACTCTGGCATtgacaataacacaacaaagaGCAACAGCACTGCAGCAGAAAGCCCAACCACTGCACCTCCAACTCCACGTCCTCTTAATAAGTCTGAAGCCAATCCAAAGCCTCCTGCTTCACAGCCTCTCAGacaagctgctgctgatgatgataatgatgatacaGTCACCATTGTGGAGATCGGCTATCCAGCACTGATTGAGCAGATGaaggccaggaaatgtgtagAGCTGTACATGGTGTACTCTGAGAAGTACttgaagaaaaagacagagtcCGGCATCACCGATGGGTTGCAGAGACTGGAGATGGGCTTGCAAGGGCTCTTAGCTGTGGCCACAAGTACTACACTGATGCTACTGAACAGCAACATGCTAATGCCGCTGTACTGA
- the prnpb gene encoding prion protein b isoform X4 has translation MKLTEIALLCLSLLLVHIHLSSAKKGGGFGKLNIFKKTPKKNNLDTKSKQPKQTERFNQGSYPRQPSQPGGYPNQGSYPNQGGYPNQGGYPNQGGYPQQPGRPGGYPNQGGYPNQGGYPNQGGYPQQPGRPGGYPNQGGYPNQGGYPQQPGYPAGGYPAGGYPAQGYPYGGGYGGFGGHGGYGGYPGGYMNYNPNNKVLSPHYGGSFGYGGYGGRGGSPFSHSVQAMGMYPSDKSRGFGRSAVMAAAGGAVAGMALGYGLGRFPRPPFRFHSPQEEYYYNHYMYRKYGTKSTDTNDYSRDYTYSKPDQTYDSYMDSCMKRTDLLPAPKNKPAATTTTTTITTTSVANTTTSVTNTTTAAPDSGIDNNTTKSNSTAAESPTTAPPTPRPLNKSEANPKPPASQPLRQAAADDDNDDTVTIVEIGYPALIEQMKARKCVELYMVYSEKYLKKKTESGITDGLQRLEMGLQGLLAVATSTTLMLLNSNMLMPLY, from the exons ATGAAGCTAACGGAAATAGCTCTGTTGTGTCTGTCCCTTCTTTTGGTTCATATTCATTTGTCATCGGCCAAGAAAGGAGGAGGGTTTGGgaaattaaatatctttaagAAGACCCCCAAAAAGAATAATCTGGACACTAAGTCTAAACAGCCTAAACAAACCGAACGATTCAACCAAGGAAGCTACCCTCGGCAACCCAGCCAGCCAGGAGGTTACCCAAACCAAGGGAGTTACCCTAACCAAGGAGGCTACCCTAATCAAGGGG GCTACCCTAATCAAGGGGGTTACCCTCAGCAACCAGGCAGACCAGGGGGTTACCCTAACCAAGGAGGTTACCCTAACCAAGGAGGCTACCCTAATCAAGGGGGTTACCCTCAGCAACCAGGCAGACCAGGGGGTTACCCTAACCAAGGAGGTTACCCAAACCAAGGAGGTTACCCCCAGCAGCCAGGATACCCAGCTGGGGGCTATCCAGCTGGAGGTTACCCAGCGCAAGGCTACCCATACGGAGGAGGTTATGGCGGCTTTGGTGGCCATGGCGGATATGGAGGGTATCCAGGTGGATACATGAACTATAACCCAAACAACAAAGTCCTGAGTCCTCACTATGGTGGCAGCTTTGGATATGGGGGTTATGGCGGTAGGGGTGGCTCTCCCTTCTCCCACTCAGTTCAGGCAATGGGTATGTATCCCTCCGATAAATCCAGAGGGTTTGGGCGCAGTGCCGTAATGGCAGCAGCTGGAGGGGCTGTGGCAGGGATGGCCCTGGGCTATGGGCTAGGAAGATTTCCCCGTCCTCCCTTCCGATTTCATAGCCCCCAGGAGGAGTATTACTACAATCACTACATGTACAGGAAATATGGTACTAAGTCTACTGATACCAATGACTACAGCAGAGACTATACATACAGCAAACCCGATCAAACCTATGATAGCTACATGGACTCCTGCATGAAGAGAACAGACCTTCTGCCAGCGCCAAAGAACAAACCAGCTGCCACTACTACAACTACAACCATTACAACTACTTCTGTAGCTAACACAACTACTTCTGTAACTAACACAACTACTGCTGCCCCAGACTCTGGCATtgacaataacacaacaaagaGCAACAGCACTGCAGCAGAAAGCCCAACCACTGCACCTCCAACTCCACGTCCTCTTAATAAGTCTGAAGCCAATCCAAAGCCTCCTGCTTCACAGCCTCTCAGacaagctgctgctgatgatgataatgatgatacaGTCACCATTGTGGAGATCGGCTATCCAGCACTGATTGAGCAGATGaaggccaggaaatgtgtagAGCTGTACATGGTGTACTCTGAGAAGTACttgaagaaaaagacagagtcCGGCATCACCGATGGGTTGCAGAGACTGGAGATGGGCTTGCAAGGGCTCTTAGCTGTGGCCACAAGTACTACACTGATGCTACTGAACAGCAACATGCTAATGCCGCTGTACTGA
- the prnpb gene encoding prion protein b isoform X1: MKLTEIALLCLSLLLVHIHLSSAKKGGGFGKLNIFKKTPKKNNLDTKSKQPKQTERFNQGSYPRQPSQPGGYPNQGSYPNQGGYPNQGGYPNQGGYPQQPGRPGGYPNQGSYPNQGGYPNQGGYPNQGGYPQQPGRPGGYPNQGGYPNQGGYPNQGGYPQQPGRPGGYPNQGGYPNQGGYPNQGGYPQQPGRPGGYPNQGGYPNQGGYPQQPGYPAGGYPAGGYPAQGYPYGGGYGGFGGHGGYGGYPGGYMNYNPNNKVLSPHYGGSFGYGGYGGRGGSPFSHSVQAMGMYPSDKSRGFGRSAVMAAAGGAVAGMALGYGLGRFPRPPFRFHSPQEEYYYNHYMYRKYGTKSTDTNDYSRDYTYSKPDQTYDSYMDSCMKRTDLLPAPKNKPAATTTTTTITTTSVANTTTSVTNTTTAAPDSGIDNNTTKSNSTAAESPTTAPPTPRPLNKSEANPKPPASQPLRQAAADDDNDDTVTIVEIGYPALIEQMKARKCVELYMVYSEKYLKKKTESGITDGLQRLEMGLQGLLAVATSTTLMLLNSNMLMPLY, translated from the coding sequence ATGAAGCTAACGGAAATAGCTCTGTTGTGTCTGTCCCTTCTTTTGGTTCATATTCATTTGTCATCGGCCAAGAAAGGAGGAGGGTTTGGgaaattaaatatctttaagAAGACCCCCAAAAAGAATAATCTGGACACTAAGTCTAAACAGCCTAAACAAACCGAACGATTCAACCAAGGAAGCTACCCTCGGCAACCCAGCCAGCCAGGAGGTTACCCAAACCAAGGGAGTTACCCTAACCAAGGAGGCTACCCTAATCAAGGGGGTTACCCAAATCAAGGGGGTTACCCTCAGCAACCAGGCCGACCAGGGGGTTACCCAAACCAAGGAAGTTACCCTAACCAGGGAGGTTACCCGAATCAAGGGGGTTACCCTAATCAAGGGGGTTACCCTCAGCAACCAGGCAGACCAGGGGGTTACCCTAACCAAGGAGGTTACCCTAACCAAGGAGGCTACCCTAATCAAGGGGGTTACCCTCAGCAACCAGGCAGACCAGGGGGTTACCCTAACCAAGGAGGTTACCCTAACCAAGGAGGCTACCCTAATCAAGGGGGTTACCCTCAGCAACCAGGCAGACCAGGGGGTTACCCTAACCAAGGAGGTTACCCAAACCAAGGAGGTTACCCCCAGCAGCCAGGATACCCAGCTGGGGGCTATCCAGCTGGAGGTTACCCAGCGCAAGGCTACCCATACGGAGGAGGTTATGGCGGCTTTGGTGGCCATGGCGGATATGGAGGGTATCCAGGTGGATACATGAACTATAACCCAAACAACAAAGTCCTGAGTCCTCACTATGGTGGCAGCTTTGGATATGGGGGTTATGGCGGTAGGGGTGGCTCTCCCTTCTCCCACTCAGTTCAGGCAATGGGTATGTATCCCTCCGATAAATCCAGAGGGTTTGGGCGCAGTGCCGTAATGGCAGCAGCTGGAGGGGCTGTGGCAGGGATGGCCCTGGGCTATGGGCTAGGAAGATTTCCCCGTCCTCCCTTCCGATTTCATAGCCCCCAGGAGGAGTATTACTACAATCACTACATGTACAGGAAATATGGTACTAAGTCTACTGATACCAATGACTACAGCAGAGACTATACATACAGCAAACCCGATCAAACCTATGATAGCTACATGGACTCCTGCATGAAGAGAACAGACCTTCTGCCAGCGCCAAAGAACAAACCAGCTGCCACTACTACAACTACAACCATTACAACTACTTCTGTAGCTAACACAACTACTTCTGTAACTAACACAACTACTGCTGCCCCAGACTCTGGCATtgacaataacacaacaaagaGCAACAGCACTGCAGCAGAAAGCCCAACCACTGCACCTCCAACTCCACGTCCTCTTAATAAGTCTGAAGCCAATCCAAAGCCTCCTGCTTCACAGCCTCTCAGacaagctgctgctgatgatgataatgatgatacaGTCACCATTGTGGAGATCGGCTATCCAGCACTGATTGAGCAGATGaaggccaggaaatgtgtagAGCTGTACATGGTGTACTCTGAGAAGTACttgaagaaaaagacagagtcCGGCATCACCGATGGGTTGCAGAGACTGGAGATGGGCTTGCAAGGGCTCTTAGCTGTGGCCACAAGTACTACACTGATGCTACTGAACAGCAACATGCTAATGCCGCTGTACTGA
- the prnpb gene encoding prion protein b isoform X2 — protein MKLTEIALLCLSLLLVHIHLSSAKKGGGFGKLNIFKKTPKKNNLDTKSKQPKQTERFNQGSYPRQPSQPGGYPNQGSYPNQGGYPNQGGYPNQGGYPNQGGYPQQPGRPGGYPNQGGYPNQGGYPNQGGYPQQPGRPGGYPNQGGYPNQGGYPNQGGYPQQPGRPGGYPNQGGYPNQGGYPQQPGYPAGGYPAGGYPAQGYPYGGGYGGFGGHGGYGGYPGGYMNYNPNNKVLSPHYGGSFGYGGYGGRGGSPFSHSVQAMGMYPSDKSRGFGRSAVMAAAGGAVAGMALGYGLGRFPRPPFRFHSPQEEYYYNHYMYRKYGTKSTDTNDYSRDYTYSKPDQTYDSYMDSCMKRTDLLPAPKNKPAATTTTTTITTTSVANTTTSVTNTTTAAPDSGIDNNTTKSNSTAAESPTTAPPTPRPLNKSEANPKPPASQPLRQAAADDDNDDTVTIVEIGYPALIEQMKARKCVELYMVYSEKYLKKKTESGITDGLQRLEMGLQGLLAVATSTTLMLLNSNMLMPLY, from the exons ATGAAGCTAACGGAAATAGCTCTGTTGTGTCTGTCCCTTCTTTTGGTTCATATTCATTTGTCATCGGCCAAGAAAGGAGGAGGGTTTGGgaaattaaatatctttaagAAGACCCCCAAAAAGAATAATCTGGACACTAAGTCTAAACAGCCTAAACAAACCGAACGATTCAACCAAGGAAGCTACCCTCGGCAACCCAGCCAGCCAGGAGGTTACCCAAACCAAGGGAGTTACCCTAACCAAGGAGGCTACCCTAATCAAGGGG GTTACCCGAATCAAGGGGGTTACCCTAATCAAGGGGGTTACCCTCAGCAACCAGGCAGACCAGGGGGTTACCCTAACCAAGGAGGTTACCCTAACCAAGGAGGCTACCCTAATCAAGGGGGTTACCCTCAGCAACCAGGCAGACCAGGGGGTTACCCTAACCAAGGAGGTTACCCTAACCAAGGAGGCTACCCTAATCAAGGGGGTTACCCTCAGCAACCAGGCAGACCAGGGGGTTACCCTAACCAAGGAGGTTACCCAAACCAAGGAGGTTACCCCCAGCAGCCAGGATACCCAGCTGGGGGCTATCCAGCTGGAGGTTACCCAGCGCAAGGCTACCCATACGGAGGAGGTTATGGCGGCTTTGGTGGCCATGGCGGATATGGAGGGTATCCAGGTGGATACATGAACTATAACCCAAACAACAAAGTCCTGAGTCCTCACTATGGTGGCAGCTTTGGATATGGGGGTTATGGCGGTAGGGGTGGCTCTCCCTTCTCCCACTCAGTTCAGGCAATGGGTATGTATCCCTCCGATAAATCCAGAGGGTTTGGGCGCAGTGCCGTAATGGCAGCAGCTGGAGGGGCTGTGGCAGGGATGGCCCTGGGCTATGGGCTAGGAAGATTTCCCCGTCCTCCCTTCCGATTTCATAGCCCCCAGGAGGAGTATTACTACAATCACTACATGTACAGGAAATATGGTACTAAGTCTACTGATACCAATGACTACAGCAGAGACTATACATACAGCAAACCCGATCAAACCTATGATAGCTACATGGACTCCTGCATGAAGAGAACAGACCTTCTGCCAGCGCCAAAGAACAAACCAGCTGCCACTACTACAACTACAACCATTACAACTACTTCTGTAGCTAACACAACTACTTCTGTAACTAACACAACTACTGCTGCCCCAGACTCTGGCATtgacaataacacaacaaagaGCAACAGCACTGCAGCAGAAAGCCCAACCACTGCACCTCCAACTCCACGTCCTCTTAATAAGTCTGAAGCCAATCCAAAGCCTCCTGCTTCACAGCCTCTCAGacaagctgctgctgatgatgataatgatgatacaGTCACCATTGTGGAGATCGGCTATCCAGCACTGATTGAGCAGATGaaggccaggaaatgtgtagAGCTGTACATGGTGTACTCTGAGAAGTACttgaagaaaaagacagagtcCGGCATCACCGATGGGTTGCAGAGACTGGAGATGGGCTTGCAAGGGCTCTTAGCTGTGGCCACAAGTACTACACTGATGCTACTGAACAGCAACATGCTAATGCCGCTGTACTGA
- the prnpb gene encoding prion protein b isoform X3, translated as MKLTEIALLCLSLLLVHIHLSSAKKGGGFGKLNIFKKTPKKNNLDTKSKQPKQTERFNQGSYPRQPSQPGGYPNQGSYPNQGGYPNQGGYPNQGGYPQQPGRPGGYPNQGSYPNQGGYPNQGGYPNQGGYPQQPGRPGGYPNQGGYPNQGGYPQQPGRPGGYPNQGGYPNQGGYPQQPGYPAGGYPAGGYPAQGYPYGGGYGGFGGHGGYGGYPGGYMNYNPNNKVLSPHYGGSFGYGGYGGRGGSPFSHSVQAMGMYPSDKSRGFGRSAVMAAAGGAVAGMALGYGLGRFPRPPFRFHSPQEEYYYNHYMYRKYGTKSTDTNDYSRDYTYSKPDQTYDSYMDSCMKRTDLLPAPKNKPAATTTTTTITTTSVANTTTSVTNTTTAAPDSGIDNNTTKSNSTAAESPTTAPPTPRPLNKSEANPKPPASQPLRQAAADDDNDDTVTIVEIGYPALIEQMKARKCVELYMVYSEKYLKKKTESGITDGLQRLEMGLQGLLAVATSTTLMLLNSNMLMPLY; from the exons ATGAAGCTAACGGAAATAGCTCTGTTGTGTCTGTCCCTTCTTTTGGTTCATATTCATTTGTCATCGGCCAAGAAAGGAGGAGGGTTTGGgaaattaaatatctttaagAAGACCCCCAAAAAGAATAATCTGGACACTAAGTCTAAACAGCCTAAACAAACCGAACGATTCAACCAAGGAAGCTACCCTCGGCAACCCAGCCAGCCAGGAGGTTACCCAAACCAAGGGAGTTACCCTAACCAAGGAGGCTACCCTAATCAAGGGGGTTACCCAAATCAAGGGGGTTACCCTCAGCAACCAGGCCGACCAGGGGGTTACCCAAACCAAGGAAGTTACCCTAACCAGGGAGGTTACCCGAATCAAGGGGGTTACCCTAATCAAGGGGGTTACCCTCAGCAACCAGGCAGACCAGGGGGTTACCCTAACCAAGGAG GCTACCCTAATCAAGGGGGTTACCCTCAGCAACCAGGCAGACCAGGGGGTTACCCTAACCAAGGAGGTTACCCAAACCAAGGAGGTTACCCCCAGCAGCCAGGATACCCAGCTGGGGGCTATCCAGCTGGAGGTTACCCAGCGCAAGGCTACCCATACGGAGGAGGTTATGGCGGCTTTGGTGGCCATGGCGGATATGGAGGGTATCCAGGTGGATACATGAACTATAACCCAAACAACAAAGTCCTGAGTCCTCACTATGGTGGCAGCTTTGGATATGGGGGTTATGGCGGTAGGGGTGGCTCTCCCTTCTCCCACTCAGTTCAGGCAATGGGTATGTATCCCTCCGATAAATCCAGAGGGTTTGGGCGCAGTGCCGTAATGGCAGCAGCTGGAGGGGCTGTGGCAGGGATGGCCCTGGGCTATGGGCTAGGAAGATTTCCCCGTCCTCCCTTCCGATTTCATAGCCCCCAGGAGGAGTATTACTACAATCACTACATGTACAGGAAATATGGTACTAAGTCTACTGATACCAATGACTACAGCAGAGACTATACATACAGCAAACCCGATCAAACCTATGATAGCTACATGGACTCCTGCATGAAGAGAACAGACCTTCTGCCAGCGCCAAAGAACAAACCAGCTGCCACTACTACAACTACAACCATTACAACTACTTCTGTAGCTAACACAACTACTTCTGTAACTAACACAACTACTGCTGCCCCAGACTCTGGCATtgacaataacacaacaaagaGCAACAGCACTGCAGCAGAAAGCCCAACCACTGCACCTCCAACTCCACGTCCTCTTAATAAGTCTGAAGCCAATCCAAAGCCTCCTGCTTCACAGCCTCTCAGacaagctgctgctgatgatgataatgatgatacaGTCACCATTGTGGAGATCGGCTATCCAGCACTGATTGAGCAGATGaaggccaggaaatgtgtagAGCTGTACATGGTGTACTCTGAGAAGTACttgaagaaaaagacagagtcCGGCATCACCGATGGGTTGCAGAGACTGGAGATGGGCTTGCAAGGGCTCTTAGCTGTGGCCACAAGTACTACACTGATGCTACTGAACAGCAACATGCTAATGCCGCTGTACTGA